The segment ATATGAATTCGTAGCGGTAATATATTTTTAATTCACACTTTATTCAAATGAAGTGCGACACAAAAAATAGAGAGAAAAATAGGGGGATCATCGTTTATGACTAAAAAGTTAACGAAGCTATCATTTTTAGTTTTTGGGCTTCTTTTATTATTGGCAGCATGTGGTGGGGAAGAACAGGATTCAACTGCTAAAGATACAGGAAATATTGATTCAGCAAATGCAGCTAAAACTGAGGATGAGACAACATTTAAAATTGGGATCACTCAAATTGTTGAGCACCCATCATTAGATGCAGCAAATGATGGATTTAAAAAGGCAATTGAAGATGCTGGTATTAAAGCAGAATATCTCGATAAATCAGCAAACAATGATAACACAGCCAATTTAACAATTGCACAACAACTAGTAAGTGAAAATGTAGATTTAATTTTTGCGAACTCAACACCATCAGCGCAAGCAGTGAAAAGTGTAACGACTGAAATTCCTGTTCTTTTCACATCTGTAACTGACGCTGTCGGTGCAGAATTAATCGACTCAATGGAAGCTCCAGGAGGAAATGTGACAGGAACTATTGATTTACACCCAGAAACAATGCCAAAGACAATTGCATTCTTAAAAGAACTAGGTGTAAAAAATGTCGGTATGGTTTACAACGCGGGTGAGCAAAACTCAGT is part of the Solibacillus sp. FSL K6-1523 genome and harbors:
- a CDS encoding ABC transporter substrate-binding protein codes for the protein MTKKLTKLSFLVFGLLLLLAACGGEEQDSTAKDTGNIDSANAAKTEDETTFKIGITQIVEHPSLDAANDGFKKAIEDAGIKAEYLDKSANNDNTANLTIAQQLVSENVDLIFANSTPSAQAVKSVTTEIPVLFTSVTDAVGAELIDSMEAPGGNVTGTIDLHPETMPKTIAFLKELGVKNVGMVYNAGEQNSVAQITTVKELAAKEGLTIIEAAASTPAEVQQATESLLGKVEAFYIITDNTVVSALESVIGVANANKLPLIVGELDSVARGGLAAYGFEYFDIGYEAGQMAAQILLEGKTPAEIPAAYPANLKLLINKDTAETLGLEIKPEWEAEVQ